A single genomic interval of Planctomycetaceae bacterium harbors:
- a CDS encoding Gfo/Idh/MocA family oxidoreductase yields the protein MQEKLPVAVIGMGGFGRIMLEALQAGDLTQVVGVADRDPLTAERAGREYRVAAFTDNRRLLAEARPRAVYLAVPPAAAVDIVMACAERGIHVWKELPLARSLSEAHVLVERMSQAKLKFAVGTQWRFRTSYRRAAQVRARLGQVFLARTHYLFNWGPDLGWRGDRATAGGGALLELGYHCVDLLTWMLGLPEEVFCRCAGGNRAYATRCDDQPRPVYDTDDTAATVLQYANGCMASVVTTRSSGPVSEELSVHGREGSLKADSQNCLLRDADGNVLNSVVDQSPPMELFRRQVEAFARAVIADAPKYQCSAWENLLNQAVLDVMYLSDRTCQPESPARLMATCGLSVEQCLSCRPLENAPD from the coding sequence ATGCAGGAAAAGCTTCCAGTCGCGGTCATCGGCATGGGCGGGTTCGGGCGAATCATGCTCGAAGCGCTGCAGGCCGGCGACTTGACGCAGGTGGTCGGGGTGGCCGATCGCGACCCGCTGACGGCCGAACGCGCCGGCAGAGAGTACCGCGTCGCCGCGTTTACGGACAACCGCCGCCTGCTGGCCGAGGCGCGTCCTCGGGCGGTGTATCTGGCCGTGCCGCCGGCGGCGGCAGTCGATATCGTCATGGCCTGCGCCGAGCGCGGGATCCACGTCTGGAAGGAGTTGCCCCTGGCCCGCAGTCTCAGCGAGGCTCACGTGCTGGTCGAGCGGATGAGCCAGGCCAAGCTCAAGTTCGCCGTCGGCACGCAGTGGCGGTTCCGCACGAGCTACCGCCGGGCCGCGCAGGTGCGCGCCCGCCTGGGACAGGTCTTCCTGGCGCGCACGCATTACCTGTTCAACTGGGGTCCGGACCTGGGCTGGCGCGGCGACCGGGCGACGGCCGGCGGCGGGGCGCTGCTCGAACTGGGATACCACTGCGTCGACCTGCTGACGTGGATGCTGGGCCTGCCTGAGGAAGTCTTCTGCCGCTGTGCCGGGGGCAACCGCGCGTACGCCACGCGCTGCGACGATCAGCCCCGCCCCGTATACGACACCGACGACACCGCCGCGACCGTGCTGCAATATGCCAACGGCTGCATGGCCAGCGTCGTCACGACGCGCTCGTCGGGCCCGGTCAGCGAAGAGTTGTCGGTGCATGGGCGAGAGGGGTCGCTCAAGGCCGACAGCCAGAACTGCCTGCTGCGCGACGCGGACGGCAACGTGCTCAACAGCGTCGTCGACCAGTCGCCGCCGATGGAGCTCTTCCGCCGCCAGGTGGAGGCCTTCGCCCGCGCCGTCATCGCCGACGCGCCGAAGTACCAGTGCTCGGCGTGGGAAAACCTGCTCAACCAGGCCGTGCTCGACGTGATGTACCTCTCCGACCGCACGTGCCAGCCTGAGAGCCCCGCGCGCCTGATGGCCACCTGCGGCCTGTCCGTCGAGCAGTGCCTGAGCTGCCGCCCCCTGGAAAATGCCCCGGACTAA
- a CDS encoding MoxR family ATPase translates to MAKESFESIIAQFARSREIMLRELHKIIIGQDDVLNQIFACIITRGHCLLVGVPGLAKTLIVSSLSKIMELSFKRVQFTPDLMPSDITGTNVIDELDSGRREFRFVPGPVFANIILADEINRTPPKTQAAMLEAMQERQVTVGQETRPLPDPFFVIATQNPIEQEGTYPLPEAQLDRFMFNIFVDYPSQDEEEQILTTTTGESKPELNKVFNSRQIVNMQRIVAKVPVSEYVIKYVANLVRATRPKNPTAPDFIKEMVDWGAGPRAGQYLIHGAKAFAAMDGRYTVSIQDVRSVAVPVLRHRIGCNFAAASAGLDSVSIVSKLIEHVPEPEVPKYAPKPAPPEIDTTDAVPPLPAE, encoded by the coding sequence ATGGCCAAGGAATCATTCGAAAGCATTATCGCCCAGTTCGCTCGCAGCCGCGAGATCATGCTCCGCGAGCTGCACAAGATCATCATCGGCCAGGACGATGTGCTCAACCAGATCTTCGCGTGCATCATCACGCGCGGGCACTGCCTGCTGGTGGGCGTGCCTGGGCTGGCCAAGACGCTGATCGTCTCGTCGCTGTCGAAGATCATGGAACTTTCGTTCAAACGCGTGCAGTTCACGCCGGACTTGATGCCCTCCGACATCACCGGCACCAACGTCATCGACGAGCTCGACAGCGGGCGGCGCGAGTTCCGCTTCGTGCCCGGGCCGGTCTTCGCCAACATCATCCTGGCCGACGAAATCAACCGCACCCCGCCCAAGACGCAGGCGGCCATGCTCGAGGCCATGCAGGAACGCCAGGTGACCGTCGGGCAGGAGACCCGCCCGCTGCCGGATCCGTTCTTCGTCATCGCCACGCAGAACCCCATCGAGCAGGAAGGCACCTACCCGCTGCCCGAGGCCCAGCTCGACCGCTTCATGTTCAACATCTTCGTGGACTACCCCAGCCAGGACGAGGAAGAGCAGATCCTCACCACCACGACCGGTGAGAGCAAGCCCGAACTCAACAAGGTCTTCAACTCGCGGCAGATCGTCAACATGCAGCGCATCGTCGCCAAGGTGCCTGTCAGCGAGTACGTCATCAAGTACGTCGCCAACCTCGTCCGCGCCACGCGGCCGAAAAACCCCACCGCCCCTGATTTCATCAAGGAAATGGTCGACTGGGGCGCCGGCCCGCGCGCGGGGCAGTACCTCATCCACGGCGCCAAGGCCTTCGCCGCCATGGACGGGCGATACACCGTCAGCATCCAGGACGTGCGAAGCGTGGCCGTCCCCGTGCTGCGCCACCGCATCGGCTGCAACTTCGCGGCCGCCAGCGCGGGGCTGGACTCAGTGAGCATCGTCAGCAAACTCATCGAGCACGTCCCCGAGCCCGAAGTGCCCAAGTACGCCCCCAAGCCCGCCCCGCCGGAAATAGATACGACCGATGCCGTTCCCCCGCTGCCGGCAGAATAG
- a CDS encoding right-handed parallel beta-helix repeat-containing protein, producing the protein MAKTKTKTLSPSVLLPNGKPFLTWQPVLTFSRTLYVDGRAAHASDDNAGTEAQPLRTVSRAAELLEPGQRVLVARGVYRERIVPARGGSAADKMIGYQAAPGAAVVLKGSRVVKGTWKKAGRSGGVWVTKLPAEWFAPDDNPFTTPNISAKQFDIMPWAEGYRGTLPYSLPCGLVFQNGKRLVQVAKRGDLAKAAGTYWVGEGGKSLYVRPFGGLSPDVAMMEITTQGQILAPREMGLGFVQVCGFTIEQVGNCFPMPQYGAVSPTRGHHWLVEGNIIRQCNGIALDIGNQHPTLPQPAIKPARHIVRGNVVTDCGVCGVQGLGTYNCLIEDNYFKGNAFHDVEVYFETASIKTHFTTDTLIRRNRVLRTLHGSGIWIDANNVNSRITENVVVDTSTMFGGIFVEISDKTNMVDRNVVWNTKGAGLYEHDCGSQIFSANFVGRTKGPAMWFRGAVTGRKLGDKPIADMNHTITGNILFANKQGINAPLEKQKLVANNLSEGIEAQFNRKDLTLTWYKRDA; encoded by the coding sequence GTGGCCAAGACCAAAACCAAAACGCTGTCCCCTTCGGTGCTGCTGCCCAACGGCAAGCCTTTCTTGACCTGGCAGCCGGTGCTGACGTTCTCAAGGACGCTCTACGTGGATGGCCGCGCAGCGCATGCCAGCGACGACAACGCCGGCACCGAAGCCCAGCCGCTGCGCACGGTATCGCGGGCGGCGGAGCTGCTCGAGCCCGGCCAGCGGGTGCTGGTGGCCCGCGGCGTCTATCGCGAGCGGATCGTCCCGGCCCGCGGCGGATCGGCTGCCGACAAGATGATCGGCTACCAGGCCGCCCCCGGGGCGGCGGTCGTGCTCAAGGGCTCGCGCGTGGTCAAGGGCACGTGGAAGAAGGCCGGGCGCTCCGGCGGCGTGTGGGTCACAAAACTGCCGGCTGAGTGGTTCGCTCCGGACGACAACCCGTTCACCACGCCGAACATCTCCGCCAAGCAGTTCGACATCATGCCCTGGGCCGAGGGCTATCGCGGCACGCTGCCGTACAGCCTGCCGTGCGGGCTGGTGTTCCAGAACGGAAAGCGCCTGGTGCAGGTGGCCAAGCGCGGCGACCTTGCTAAGGCCGCGGGCACATACTGGGTGGGCGAGGGCGGCAAGAGCCTGTACGTTCGGCCGTTCGGGGGGCTCAGCCCGGACGTGGCCATGATGGAGATCACGACGCAGGGGCAGATTCTCGCCCCGCGCGAGATGGGGCTGGGGTTCGTGCAGGTGTGCGGGTTTACGATCGAGCAGGTGGGCAATTGCTTCCCGATGCCGCAGTACGGGGCCGTTTCGCCGACTCGCGGGCACCATTGGCTCGTCGAGGGCAACATCATCCGCCAGTGCAACGGGATCGCCCTGGATATCGGCAACCAGCACCCGACGCTGCCTCAGCCGGCGATCAAGCCCGCCCGGCACATCGTGCGCGGCAACGTCGTGACCGACTGCGGCGTCTGCGGCGTGCAGGGCCTGGGCACGTACAACTGCCTGATCGAAGACAATTATTTCAAGGGCAACGCCTTCCATGACGTCGAGGTGTACTTCGAGACGGCCTCGATCAAGACGCACTTCACCACCGACACGCTGATCCGCCGCAACCGCGTGCTGCGCACGCTGCACGGGTCAGGCATCTGGATCGACGCCAACAACGTCAACTCGCGCATTACCGAGAATGTCGTCGTGGACACGAGCACGATGTTCGGCGGGATCTTCGTCGAGATTTCGGACAAGACCAACATGGTCGACCGCAACGTCGTCTGGAACACCAAAGGCGCCGGCCTCTACGAGCACGACTGCGGCAGCCAGATCTTCAGCGCCAACTTCGTCGGCCGCACCAAAGGCCCGGCCATGTGGTTCCGCGGCGCCGTGACCGGCCGCAAACTCGGCGACAAACCCATCGCCGACATGAATCACACGATCACCGGCAACATCCTCTTCGCCAACAAGCAGGGCATCAACGCCCCGCTGGAAAAGCAGAAGCTAGTGGCCAACAATTTAAGCGAAGGCATCGAGGCCCAGTTCAACCGCAAGGACCTCACGCTGACCTGGTACAAGAGAGACGCTTGA
- a CDS encoding HEAT repeat domain-containing protein has product MSRTYCRMCLIPAVIAICSATAGAADVAALMRALKDGDDAARMEAAFALGAAPGEAAAAVGPLVEALKDKQFYVRGNAAWALGQMGPAAAAAAAPLAYLAAGTDDYGVRIQAIKALAQIGAIKSLETLLRAPDEKNAVLAVWALGHAGPGGAGALGAAMGDPREAVAAAAAPCLARQGAAAMEPLRAHLKGQPTQRLNALESLMRIGPAAAAAVDDIAALTNDSDERVAQRAAAALRAVGARDAGEKAAQKYLAVMAVDEAVRGRQAQKCLVALGEYAAGPLGKALASGGDDGRGALLEVAQAMGPAARPLVGQLLELFQKDYAANPKAYQPSGDDFRRRPVLGEQILAVLMAIGTPEASAAPALAKAVKDLPPARAYALEALASLGAGGAAGAANIVWASEEQDAQTRLRALAALACIGPAAGSSVGAVVRRLGDDEFKVRLLALYALGRLGQATPEVIEALEKAVAGKNVGEAMVAAESLGRLGPAAKRTVPQIKKRIITIGIPAVQALRAMGVSQEEISAAIIDEGSQRHGRVIREAGLSRDAMVLLAETDLASYAAVSGLLGANEQEEERTYYGVRSLIGPAAVPALIKCLSPTKPKLCRAAAKTLECLGPQGQGAADEALLKIVLYKNTPETGIENYFCVEMSRDCAQALASSGPKGLAMILKQCSSPDEDVRRYAVAALAAAPKTPEVLKTLQEALKDKNVRYPAMRVLAEFGPGGAPAAQTVLQVIEEDGTSAEAVNALVSMKVATEEVLSLVNSKLAYGSSPSCRQAFRELCKTALLTRKIGCKPEPPLIPAGIAQLRDKMKELNRESFAAARELADNAATRKEGVDYLIAASKNQDERMAAESLQYLAAVWPPDDSIIDALAAAAEYRTPDDKKVGSLLLSSILPTSVKMAARINALAKKERLSRVDSLRLRPEIVTTEYLPVIIEMLAGGYYPSDDLYSVLDVHDTQKVMEHIGKLLSGDDAEAAFLATCYCEHSGSRAAAVQKQLVAVVARLLKKDNHQVDNSIPVAARALAQMGPAAAPSMPALLDIAQKSNGAPEVIAALNAIGPGRREDLPALVAMLKNPGAPGTTAAVVMRTWKSVRQAAPHVPAAVVASLAGKAVVSLPAEERLAAIEALLACGRAAQTPARALIERYQQTTLEIALDREDDRFRRQRYADYPLPPSAKDLLPQAIRLLSEKFTSPGDDEPSISRLRHFIEERHRDMRSFDD; this is encoded by the coding sequence ATGTCGAGAACCTATTGCCGCATGTGCCTGATACCCGCCGTCATCGCAATCTGCAGCGCCACAGCGGGCGCCGCCGACGTCGCCGCACTGATGCGAGCACTCAAAGACGGAGACGACGCCGCACGGATGGAAGCCGCCTTCGCCCTCGGCGCCGCCCCGGGCGAGGCCGCCGCGGCTGTGGGACCCTTGGTCGAGGCCTTGAAGGACAAGCAGTTCTACGTTCGCGGCAACGCCGCCTGGGCACTGGGGCAGATGGGTCCTGCCGCCGCTGCCGCCGCCGCCCCGCTGGCATATCTCGCCGCCGGAACCGACGACTACGGCGTTCGCATCCAGGCCATCAAGGCCTTGGCGCAGATCGGGGCGATCAAATCCCTCGAGACGCTGCTGCGGGCGCCGGATGAAAAGAACGCCGTGCTGGCCGTCTGGGCCCTGGGCCACGCCGGGCCCGGCGGTGCGGGCGCGCTGGGCGCGGCGATGGGCGATCCGCGAGAGGCCGTTGCCGCTGCCGCGGCGCCCTGCCTGGCGCGCCAGGGCGCCGCGGCCATGGAACCGCTGCGGGCGCATCTCAAAGGCCAACCCACCCAGCGACTCAATGCCCTGGAGTCGCTGATGAGGATCGGACCTGCCGCCGCGGCGGCGGTCGACGATATCGCCGCCTTGACCAACGACAGCGACGAGCGCGTGGCTCAACGGGCCGCGGCGGCGCTGCGAGCCGTTGGCGCCCGTGACGCCGGCGAAAAGGCCGCTCAAAAGTACCTGGCGGTGATGGCCGTCGATGAAGCCGTCCGCGGACGCCAGGCGCAGAAGTGCCTGGTCGCCCTGGGGGAATATGCCGCCGGCCCGCTGGGCAAAGCTCTGGCCTCGGGCGGCGACGACGGTCGCGGCGCCTTGCTCGAGGTGGCCCAGGCCATGGGTCCGGCCGCCCGCCCGCTTGTGGGGCAGCTGCTGGAGCTCTTCCAGAAGGACTACGCCGCGAACCCTAAAGCGTATCAACCTTCCGGCGACGACTTCCGACGCCGCCCCGTCCTGGGCGAGCAGATCCTGGCCGTGCTCATGGCCATCGGCACGCCGGAGGCGTCGGCGGCGCCGGCGTTGGCCAAGGCCGTCAAGGATCTGCCTCCGGCGCGAGCGTATGCGCTGGAGGCCTTGGCGAGCCTGGGCGCCGGCGGCGCCGCGGGGGCGGCGAATATTGTCTGGGCCAGCGAAGAGCAGGACGCCCAGACGCGGCTGAGGGCGCTGGCGGCTTTGGCGTGCATCGGTCCGGCGGCCGGTTCGTCCGTCGGCGCTGTGGTGCGCCGCCTGGGCGACGATGAGTTCAAGGTGCGTCTGCTGGCGCTGTACGCGCTGGGGCGCCTGGGGCAGGCCACCCCGGAGGTGATCGAGGCGCTGGAGAAGGCCGTGGCCGGCAAGAACGTCGGCGAGGCGATGGTCGCTGCCGAATCGCTGGGGCGGCTGGGACCGGCGGCAAAGCGAACCGTCCCGCAGATCAAAAAGCGCATCATAACGATCGGTATTCCGGCCGTTCAGGCCTTGCGGGCGATGGGGGTGAGCCAGGAGGAAATCTCCGCTGCGATCATCGATGAAGGATCGCAACGCCATGGGCGGGTCATCCGCGAAGCTGGCCTGTCCCGCGACGCCATGGTCCTGCTGGCGGAGACAGATCTGGCCAGCTATGCGGCAGTCTCGGGCCTGCTTGGCGCCAACGAGCAGGAGGAAGAGCGAACGTACTACGGCGTCCGTAGCCTGATCGGTCCGGCGGCGGTTCCGGCGCTGATCAAGTGCCTCTCGCCCACCAAGCCCAAGCTGTGCAGAGCTGCCGCCAAGACACTCGAATGCCTCGGTCCGCAGGGGCAAGGCGCCGCCGACGAGGCGCTGCTGAAGATCGTCTTGTACAAGAACACTCCCGAAACTGGAATCGAAAATTATTTCTGCGTCGAAATGTCCCGCGACTGCGCACAGGCGCTGGCCTCCAGCGGTCCAAAGGGCCTGGCGATGATCCTTAAGCAATGCTCCAGTCCCGACGAAGACGTGCGCCGCTATGCCGTGGCTGCCTTGGCAGCGGCCCCGAAGACGCCGGAGGTCCTCAAGACGCTGCAAGAGGCGCTGAAGGATAAGAATGTCCGCTACCCGGCGATGCGAGTGCTGGCGGAATTCGGGCCCGGCGGAGCCCCGGCCGCTCAAACTGTTCTACAGGTTATCGAAGAAGATGGCACATCGGCCGAGGCCGTCAATGCGCTTGTCAGCATGAAAGTCGCGACTGAGGAGGTGCTCTCGCTCGTCAACTCCAAGTTGGCCTATGGCTCCTCCCCATCCTGCCGTCAAGCGTTCCGGGAATTGTGCAAGACGGCGCTCTTGACGCGGAAAATCGGCTGCAAACCTGAACCTCCGCTGATACCGGCGGGAATCGCCCAACTGCGGGATAAGATGAAAGAGTTGAATAGAGAAAGCTTCGCTGCCGCCCGTGAGTTGGCCGACAACGCCGCCACGCGAAAGGAAGGCGTGGATTACCTTATCGCCGCGTCGAAGAACCAAGACGAACGTATGGCGGCCGAATCTCTCCAGTATCTTGCGGCAGTTTGGCCCCCGGACGACAGCATCATCGACGCCTTGGCTGCCGCCGCAGAATACCGCACCCCCGACGATAAAAAAGTGGGGTCGCTTCTGCTGTCAAGTATCCTGCCCACCAGCGTGAAGATGGCGGCCAGAATTAATGCTCTGGCCAAGAAAGAAAGGCTTTCCCGCGTCGACTCGCTTCGGCTGCGCCCGGAGATAGTCACCACCGAGTATCTTCCCGTTATCATCGAGATGCTGGCAGGAGGCTACTATCCTAGTGACGATCTGTACAGCGTGCTCGATGTTCACGATACGCAGAAGGTCATGGAGCATATCGGAAAGCTGCTGTCGGGTGACGATGCGGAGGCGGCATTCCTGGCAACGTGCTATTGCGAGCATAGCGGCAGTCGTGCGGCGGCGGTCCAGAAGCAACTTGTCGCCGTCGTTGCCAGGCTGCTCAAAAAGGACAATCATCAGGTGGACAACTCGATTCCAGTCGCTGCCAGGGCGCTGGCGCAGATGGGACCGGCGGCGGCGCCTTCCATGCCGGCGCTGCTGGACATCGCCCAGAAGTCCAATGGCGCCCCCGAGGTCATTGCTGCCCTCAACGCCATTGGCCCGGGTCGGCGGGAAGACCTCCCCGCCCTGGTCGCGATGCTGAAGAACCCCGGCGCCCCCGGAACCACCGCCGCTGTCGTCATGCGGACCTGGAAGAGCGTCCGCCAGGCCGCTCCGCACGTTCCGGCCGCCGTCGTCGCCTCACTGGCGGGCAAAGCGGTCGTCAGCCTTCCGGCAGAAGAACGACTGGCCGCCATCGAGGCTTTGCTGGCCTGCGGCCGCGCCGCCCAAACCCCCGCCCGTGCCCTGATTGAACGCTATCAGCAGACGACGCTGGAGATCGCCCTCGATCGCGAAGACGACCGCTTTCGACGGCAGCGATACGCGGACTACCCTCTCCCGCCCAGCGCCAAGGATCTGCTTCCTCAAGCCATCCGACTGCTGAGCGAAAAGTTCACCTCGCCAGGCGACGACGAACCCTCGATCAGCCGCCTGCGACACTTCATTGAAGAACGGCACCGGGATATGCGCAGCTTCGACGACTGA